The Rattus rattus isolate New Zealand chromosome X, Rrattus_CSIRO_v1, whole genome shotgun sequence genome has a window encoding:
- the LOC116889392 gene encoding rhox homeobox family member 2-like, with protein sequence MEPQEVTQYSHLRDDQIKESNEAAAWIVLQDIKEREEKEVVQGYPMLDTTATEGEGANEEESRDEITPAGSSASASVDDRSQDDGTSSNDQDKGQQKEPIPGSTKGHQASPRLPGQLSRNRHRFTEFQLQELERIFERNHYPSATARRELAKWISVTESRVENWFKSRRAKYRKCLRM encoded by the exons ATGGAACCTCAAGAAGTCACCCAGTATTCTCATCTGAGAGATGATCAAATTAAAGAAAGCAATG AAGCAGCTGCGTGGATAGTTTTACAGGatataaaggagagagaggagaaagaagttgTACAGGGCTACCCTATGTTGGACACCACAGCTACAGAAGGAGAAGGTGCAAATGAAGAAGAATCCAGAGATGAAATAACTCCTGCTGGCAGttcagcctcagcctctgtaGATGACAGAAGCCAGGATGATGGGACCAGCAGCAATGACCAGGATAAAGGCCAACAAAAGGAGCCAATCCCTGGGAGCACAAAAGGCCATCAGGCTTCCCCACGTCTACCAGGCCAGCTGTCCCGCAACCGCCACAGGTTCACCGagttccagctccaggagctGGAGCGCATTTTCGAACGTAATCACTATCCTAGTGCTACAGCCCG AAGGGAGCTCGCAAAATGGATAAGTGTGACAGAATCCAGAGTGGAG AATTGGTTTAAGAGTAGGAGAGCCAAGTACAGGAAATGCCTGAGGATGTAA